The stretch of DNA ATGGCGACCGGAATGCAGGAGACGACGGCATCCAATACGGCTTGGATTTTAACCACCGCCCCATTTTTTGTCGCGCTCCTCTCATGGATGTATCTGAAAGAAAAGCTCAATGCTTCGCAATGGATTGGATTACTGGTTGCCTGCATCGGTGTGGTTGCGCTTGTCTACAACGGCAATCCGGCGAATTTGGCGTGGTCTAATTCACGTGGGGATATAATTGTTCTCGGTTCCTGTCTTACATGGGGCGTATACACCGTCGGCATGCGGAGATTGTCTCAGAAGGTCGATCCACTGGTCGCCACATTCTGGATGTGCCTCATCGCCTCGTGCGTGTGGGTGCCGCATACTCTCTATCACACCGGCTACCAAAAATATCTTGACCTCAGTCCGAACGCAGCCGGCCACCTGATCTTTCTTGGGATTTTTTGCCTCGCACTCGCCTTTTGGTTCTGGTCAGAGGGATTAAAACGCCAGCCTGCAGCCGAAGTCGGCGTGTATCTCTATGTCGAGCCGCTTATCACTGTAGTCGCGGCCTGGTGGCTCATCGACGAGGGAATCACGCTCTGGCTTATTATCGGAGCGATATTAATCACTCTCGGTGTCTATATCTCAGAGCGATATAACAGAAAATCTTTCAGCGCAGAGGCAGAGAAATAGAAATGCTGGGAACACGGTTGCTGCTTTTGTCATGCGTTATCATCTGGGGCTGGACATTTGTCGCCACTAGAATTTGCCTTGAGTATATAAATCAATATGAACTCATAGGGATACGACTTTTGATCGGTCTGCCGATTTTGCTCGGAATAATTCTTGCCAAAAAAATCCGATGGACATTCGGCCACAAAGACTTAAAATATATCATCGCTGGCTCTTCCATAATCATCGCGCATTTCCTTATTCAGGCCACAGCCCTGAAATACACAACCGCAACCAATACCGGCTGGATAATTTCCATGACCCCGCTTATCACTGCGGTCCTTGCCTATCTTTTTCTCAAAGAAAGACTTGGCAAAGGGGAAATCGCAGGAATAATTATCTCCACTTTCGGTGTGCTGCTTTTGGTGAGCAAGGGTGACTTTGTGAATCTCGACTGGCTCCAAAGCAAAGGGGACTGGATGATATTGATT from Candidatus Zixiibacteriota bacterium encodes:
- a CDS encoding DMT family transporter, translated to MGSGFWYLIASVLFWGVSYISIKIVLAELEPVEMISGRLILASLALGAVLLFRRTDPFRISNWLGILAMSAVIFLHLWVMATGMQETTASNTAWILTTAPFFVALLSWMYLKEKLNASQWIGLLVACIGVVALVYNGNPANLAWSNSRGDIIVLGSCLTWGVYTVGMRRLSQKVDPLVATFWMCLIASCVWVPHTLYHTGYQKYLDLSPNAAGHLIFLGIFCLALAFWFWSEGLKRQPAAEVGVYLYVEPLITVVAAWWLIDEGITLWLIIGAILITLGVYISERYNRKSFSAEAEK
- a CDS encoding DMT family transporter, yielding MLGTRLLLLSCVIIWGWTFVATRICLEYINQYELIGIRLLIGLPILLGIILAKKIRWTFGHKDLKYIIAGSSIIIAHFLIQATALKYTTATNTGWIISMTPLITAVLAYLFLKERLGKGEIAGIIISTFGVLLLVSKGDFVNLDWLQSKGDWMILISVFTWAIYTITTRDLSRQHHPLIVTLVVFSPLLIVCLTYMLGTSAMTSFTSLPVKPIIALLFLGTLGTVAQWFWQEGVARLGAAKAGIFLYLEPVATTVLAVPLIADERFGFFTAIGGLLVLFGVWWASRTATK